Proteins co-encoded in one Ictalurus furcatus strain D&B chromosome 9, Billie_1.0, whole genome shotgun sequence genomic window:
- the prlh2r gene encoding prolactin releasing hormone 2 receptor, translated as MDSLVNGTWENTSFNISPPSLSSFNGLNLLMELKILFVPLYSMLVLVACCGNLFLLFLIGLNKKLHSTTNFLIGNLALADLVMCLFCVPLTVFYAFDERGWIFGNFMCRFVSLMQTATVFAAVLSLTAIAVDRYIVVAYPIRRRVGRHFCIRLVLSIWLCALVMSIPATLHTVYLDLSAAGHHMAVCEEFWQEQELGRLIYSCFFLLLSYFVPLAAVSISYCAISCHLQHRATQGLIAAIASNQEKWGRKRRKTFRLLLISVLCFAFSWLPLQVVNLIRDLDTDFVILSKSHVNVIQVSCHLLAMSSACFNPFIYASLHDKFLSYLCRHMFQRRRQSQAQSSCTTSSRLPRQHTSSTVAGIPMAVTKTLQDN; from the coding sequence ATGGACTCCCTCGTGAATGGAACCTGGGAGAATACCAGTTTCAACAtatctcctccatctctctcctctttcaaTGGGCTGAACCTGCTGATGGAACTGAAGATACTCTTTGTTCCTCTCTACTCCATGCTAGTCCTAGTAGCCTGCTGTGGaaacctcttcctcctcttcctcattgGACTGAACAAGAAGCTTCACAGCACAACAAACTTCCTGATTGGAAACCTGGCTCTGGCCGACTTAGTGATGTGTCTTTTCTGTGTTCCCCTGACTGTGTTTTATGCCTTCGATGAGCGTGGCTGGATTTTTGGGAATTTCATGTGCCGCTTCGTCTCCCTTATGCAGACTGCAACTGTCTTCGCAGCAGTCCTGTCTCTGACAGCCATAGCAGTGGACCGCTACATTGTGGTTGCTTATCCCATTCGCCGACGTGTAGGGCGCCATTTTTGCATTCGCCTGGTGCTAAGCATATGGCTCTGTGCCCTGGTAATGTCCATCCCTGCTACCCTACACACTGTGTATTTGGATCTGAGCGCTGCCGGTCATCACATGGCCGTGTGTGAGGAGTTCTGGCAAGAGCAGGAGCTTGGTCGGCTCATCTACTCGTGCTTCTTTCTGCTCCTCTCATATTTTGTCCCTCTTGCAGCTGTGTCTATATCCTACTGTGCCATTTCGTGCCACCTCCAGCACCGGGCCACACAAGGACTTATAGCTGCCATTGCCTCCAATCAGGAAAAATGGGGCCGCAAGAGGCGCAAGACATTCCGCCTGCTGCTCATATCAGTGCTGTGTTTTGCATTCTCCTGGCTCCCCTTGCAGGTGGTCAACCTCATCCGTGACCTGGACACTGACTTTGTTATCTTGAGCAAGAGTCATGTCAATGTGATCCAGGTCTCGTGCCATTTGTTAGCCATGAGCTCTGCATGCTTTAACCCTTTCATCTATGCTTCTCTGCATGACAAGTTTTTGTCCTACTTGTGCCGCCACATGTTCCAGAGGCGCAGACAATCTCAGGCACAAAGCAGCTGCACCACCTCCAGCCGCTTACCCCGCCAACACACTAGCTCCACAGTGGCTGGCATTCCCATGGCAGTGACCAAGACTCTACaagataattaa
- the ccdc32 gene encoding coiled-coil domain-containing protein 32, which yields MSDDSESFETRSSGDLWSEICSDLPEPLDHGAADELFTDSFQPQGPLSNQCNFTSPSNLTSSSQWEPMADSAVYIASLENRLKRIKGQSNEVTSREMLRSLSQAKKECWDRFLHDAQTSELFQEGDLDQSALEHLKRWLSPERVAISAEELEYLLLPSKSRERASHHPSNTGYSEELDEEECSSPEK from the exons ATGAGTGATGATTCCGAAAGTTTCGAGACCCGGTCCAGCGGTGATTTGTGGTCAGAGATCTGCTCGGATCTGCCGGAGCCACTGGACCACGGAGCCGCTGATGAACTCTTCACAGATTCATTCCAGCCTCAAGGTCCTTTGAGCAACCAGTGCAACTTTACCTCTCCTAGTAACCTTACTTCTTCCAGTCAGTGGGAACCGATGGCAGACTCTGCAGTCTACATCGCCAGCTTAG AGAACCGATTGAAGAGGATTAAAGGTCAGTCAAATGAGGTGACATCAAGGGAAATGCTGCGCTCCTTGTCCCAAGCCAAAAAGGAGTGCTGGGACAGGTTCCTCCATGATGCCCAGACTTCAGAGTTATTCCAAGAAGGAGATCTGGATCAGAG TGCTTTGGAGCATCTGAAGCGTTGGTTGTCTCCAGAGCGTGTAGCAATCAGTGCAGAAGAGCTGGAGTACCTCCTCTTGCCATCTAAGAGCAGAGAAAGAGCCTCACACCACCCATCCAACACAGGTTATTCAGAAGAGCTGGACGAGGAAGAATGTTCAAGTCCCGAGAAATAA